Within Kineosporia sp. NBRC 101731, the genomic segment GGGCCTGAGCGATGACCAAGCAGATCCACCTCGCCGCCCATTTCCCGGGCGTCAACAACACCACCGTCTGGAGTGACCCGGCGGCGGGCAGCCACGTGGAGTTCGACTCGTTCCGCCGGTTCGCCCAGATCGCCGAGCGCGGCAAGTTCGACTTCCTGTTCCTGGCCGAGGGCCTGCGGCTGCGCGAGCAGAAGGGCCAGATCTACGACCTGGACGTGGTCGGCCGCCCCGACACCTTCACCGTGCTGGCGGCCCTGGCCGCTGTGACGCAGCGGCTCGGCCTGACCGGCACGATCAACTCCACGTTCAACGAGCCCTACGAGGTGGCACGCCAGTTCGCCAGCCTCGACCACCTGTCCGAGGGTCGCGCCGCGTGGAACGTGGTCACCAGCTGGGACCAGTTCACTGGCGAGAACTTCCGCCGTGGTGGCTATCTCGCGCAGAGCGACCGGTACGAACGGGCCCGTACGTTCCTGCGCACCACGACCGAGCTGTTCGACTCCTGGAACGGGGTCGAGATCCTCGCCGACCAGGATCAGGGCCGGTTCCTCAGCACGGACCGCCCGGGCACGTTCAAGCACGAGGACCGGTTCTTCGACATCGAGGGTCAGTTCAACGTGCCCCGCAGTCCGCAGGGCCGGCCGGTGATCTTCCAGGCCGGTGACTCCGAGGAGGGCCGCGAGTTCGCCGCCTCGGGCGCCGACGCGATCTTCTCCCGGTACGCCACCCGGAAAGAGGGCAAGGCGTTCTACGACGACGTGAAGGGCCGTCTGCCGAAGTACGGGCGTTCGCGGGAGGACCTGTTGATCCTTCCCGCGGCGAGCTTCGTGCTGGGTGACACCGACGCCGAGGCCGAGGAGCTCGCCCACCAGGTGCGCCGCGCCCAGGTCTCGCCGCAGACCGCGATCAACTTCATCGAGCAGCTCTGGAACACCGACCTGTCGGGCTTCGACGTGGACGGCCCGCTGCCCTCGTTCGACCCGGTGGTGGAGGGCGAGGCGATCGCCAAGGGCCGGGCCAGCGTGCGTCAGCTGGCGAAAGACCCGATCGCGCTGGCGAACGAGTGGCGGGCCAAGGCCGAGGCGGAGAAGCTCTCGGCCCGCGAGCTGGTCATCGAGGTCACCGGCCGCCAGACCTTCATCGGGTCGGCGAGCAGCGTGGCCGAGACCATCAATCAGTTCGTGCAGGAGGATGTTTCGGACGGTTTCATCCTGGTTCCCCACATCACGCCCGACGGCCTGGGGCCCTTCGTCGACACCGTGGTGCCGCTGCTGCAGGAGCGCGGGGTGTTCCGCACGGACTACGAGGGAACGACACTGCGCGACCACCTCGGGCTGACGTACCCGGGGGGCCCTCAGGCATGAAAAAAGGAGAGGGTTTCCCTCTCCGCTCCTAAGGTATAGCGCACCCGGGGCCTTGCGGCAAGGCCCCGGGCCTGCCCCAGAATCACTGGCTGTCAGCTGAAGTGGATGTCAAAAGCCTTGGGGGGTATGCGCAGTGCGCGTCGTTCTGTCGACCTACGGGTCGCGTGGAGATCTGGAACCACTGGCGGCCCTGGCCGTGAAGCTGATCGGGCTGGGTCACGAGGCGGTGGTCTGCACCCCGCCCGACGACGACTTCGTCTCGCTGCTGGAGCGCGTCGGGGTGCCGCTGGTGCCGGCCGGTCAGCCGGTGAAGGAGATGATCGCCGAGGTCTCGCGCAAGCAGGGGCCGAACGTGGGGCGGCGTCTGCCGCTGGAGGAACTGCAGTTCCGGGCCCGGCGGATGGTGGCCACCCAGTACGAGGCGGTGATGGCCGCGGCCGGCGCAGACGGTGACGTGGTGGTGGGCACCGGATTGATGCCGGCGGCGTGCGGCGCGCGCTCCGCGGCCGACCAGCTCGGCATCGGGTGGGTGTCGGTGAGGTTCCAGCCGACCACCCTGCCCACGGGTGCCCATCGTCCCTACCCCTACCCGGGGCGTCCGCTGCCCGAGGGCGAGACCGACAACCACCAGCTCTGGGAGTACGACCGGCAGACCATGAAGGTCGTGTTCGGCGGGGTGTTCGACGAGCACCGGGCCACGGTGGGGCTGCCGATGGTGGACGATGTGCGCGCGTACGTCTTCACGGACCGTCCGTGGCTGGCCGCGGACCCGGTGATCGCGCCCTGGCCGGGTGATTCCGACCTCGACGTGGTGCAGACGGGCGCCTGGATCCTCCCGGACGACCGCCCGTTGCCCCCGGGCCTGGTGGAATTCCTGGACGCGGGGGAGCCGCCGGTCTACGTCGGTTTCGGCAGTATGGGCCTGCAGCAGAACCTGACCGGGGC encodes:
- a CDS encoding glycosyltransferase, which translates into the protein MRVVLSTYGSRGDLEPLAALAVKLIGLGHEAVVCTPPDDDFVSLLERVGVPLVPAGQPVKEMIAEVSRKQGPNVGRRLPLEELQFRARRMVATQYEAVMAAAGADGDVVVGTGLMPAACGARSAADQLGIGWVSVRFQPTTLPTGAHRPYPYPGRPLPEGETDNHQLWEYDRQTMKVVFGGVFDEHRATVGLPMVDDVRAYVFTDRPWLAADPVIAPWPGDSDLDVVQTGAWILPDDRPLPPGLVEFLDAGEPPVYVGFGSMGLQQNLTGAGRDAIEAARSHGRRVVLGSGWAALELHDDQDDCFAVGEVNQQTLFARCAAIVHHGGAGTTTTATRAGRPQVIVPQVVDQPYFAGRVAELGIGVAHEGSVPTLESLTTALRTVLSPELSARAREVAGSVSEQGTSVAAGLLSAL
- a CDS encoding NtaA/DmoA family FMN-dependent monooxygenase (This protein belongs to a clade of FMN-dependent monooxygenases, within a broader family of flavin-dependent oxidoreductases, the luciferase-like monooxygenase (LMM) family, some of whose members use coenzyme F420 rather than FMN.) produces the protein MTKQIHLAAHFPGVNNTTVWSDPAAGSHVEFDSFRRFAQIAERGKFDFLFLAEGLRLREQKGQIYDLDVVGRPDTFTVLAALAAVTQRLGLTGTINSTFNEPYEVARQFASLDHLSEGRAAWNVVTSWDQFTGENFRRGGYLAQSDRYERARTFLRTTTELFDSWNGVEILADQDQGRFLSTDRPGTFKHEDRFFDIEGQFNVPRSPQGRPVIFQAGDSEEGREFAASGADAIFSRYATRKEGKAFYDDVKGRLPKYGRSREDLLILPAASFVLGDTDAEAEELAHQVRRAQVSPQTAINFIEQLWNTDLSGFDVDGPLPSFDPVVEGEAIAKGRASVRQLAKDPIALANEWRAKAEAEKLSARELVIEVTGRQTFIGSASSVAETINQFVQEDVSDGFILVPHITPDGLGPFVDTVVPLLQERGVFRTDYEGTTLRDHLGLTYPGGPQA